From one Pagrus major chromosome 21, Pma_NU_1.0 genomic stretch:
- the stam gene encoding signal transducing adapter molecule 1, whose translation MPLFTTNPFDQDVEKATSEMNTAEDWGLILDICDKIGQSRTGPKECLRSIMRRVNHKDPHVAMQALTLLGACVSNCGKIFHLEVCSREFASEVSNVLNKGHPKVCEKLKALMVEWAEDFRNDPQLSLISAMIKNLREQGVTFPAVGSQAAEQAKASPALVAKDPSTSTNKKEEEDLAKAIELSLKEQRQQPQTSLSSLYPNTSSLLSSHKADGRKVRAIYDFEAAEDNELTFKSGEIITILDDSDPNWWKGETYQGIGLFPSNFVTADLTAEPEMMKTEKKTVQFSEDIQVETIEPEQEPVYIDEDKMDQLLQMIQSADPTDNQSDSVELLQLEGACNQMGPLIDQKLEDIDRKHSELSELNVKVMEALSLYAKLMNEDPVYAMYAKLQSQQYYMQQPASVAQQVYPGQPASGSYAMSGTAVQGYTVPMEQLPAGTPIPGQPAPSDVHMYMGQPPVYTAAPGSMAPADVQSYQNAANVPGPAPGTTPAGMTQTPNYSTASGPSIAPSSDVSQAPYSEKALL comes from the exons AGAAAGCAACCAGTGAGATGAACACAGCTGAGGACTGGGGCCTCATTCTGGACATATGTGATAAGATAGGGCAGTCACGCACTGG GCCGAAAGAATGTCTTCGCTCTATAATGAGAAGAGTGAACCACAAGGATCCCCATGTGGCCATGCAGGCACTGACT CTCCTTGGTGCTTGTGTCTCAAACTGCGGGAAGATATTTCACTTGGAGGTGTGCTCCAGAGAGTTTGCCAGTGAAGTCAGTAACGTCTTAAACAAG GGCCACCCCAAAGTGTGTGAGAAGCTGAAAGCCCTGATGGTGGAGTGGGCGGAGGACTTCCGCAACGATCCCCAACTCAGTTTGATCTCGGCTATGATCAAGAATCTACGTGAGCAGGGTGTTACTTTTCCAGCTGTTGGATCCCAG GCTGCAGAGCAAGCAAAAGCAAGCCCTGCTTTAGTGGCGAAGGATCCTTCCAcctcaacaaacaaaaaagaagaagaagacttgGCCAAAG ctaTCGAGCTGTCGCTGAAGGAGCAacgccagcagccacagaccTCCCTGTCGAGCCTTTACCCCAACACCTCCAGCCTGCTCTCATCGCACAAGGCAGACGGCAGGAAGGTCCGCGCCATCTACGACTTTGAGGCTGCTGAGGACAATGAGCTCACCTTCAAGTCGGGAGAAATCATCACGATCCTGGACGATAG tgACCCCAACTGGTGGAAAGGGGAAACATACCAGGGAATCGGGCTGTTCCCCTCCAACTTTGTCACTGCTGACCTCACTGCAGAGCCTGAGATGA tgaagacagagaagaagacagtACAGTTCAGTGAGGACATCCAGGTGGAGACTATAGAGCCCGAACAAGAGCCTGTGTATATAGACGAG GACAAAATGGACCAGCTACTGCAGATGATCCAGAGCGCAGATCCCACAGACAACCAGTCAGACAGCGTCGAGTTACTACAGTTGGAAG gtGCCTGCAATCAAATGGGACCGCTCATTGACCAAAAGTTGGAGGATATAGACAG GAAGCACTCGGAGCTGTCAGAGCTCAATGTGAAGGTGATGGAGGCTCTGTCGTTGTATGCCAAGCTAATGAATGAAGATCCAGTTTACGCCATGTATGCCAAGCTGCAGAGCCAACAGTACTACATGCAGCAACCTGCCAGCGTAGCACAACAG GTCTACCCTGGTCAGCCTGCATCAGGTTCGTATGCCATGAGTGGTACCGCGGTGCAGGGTTACACTGTTCCCATGGAGCAGCTTCCAGCTGGAACCCCCATACCTGGTCAGCCAGCTCCCAG TGACGTTCATATGTACATGGGCCAGCCGCCAGTCTACACTGCAGCTCCAGGCAGCATGGCCCCAGCAGACGTTCAGTCCTACCAGAACGCGGCGAACGTTCCCGGCCCAGCCCCAGGCACGACTCCCGCAGGCATGACGCAGACGCCAAACTACAGCACCGCCTCCGGCCCGAGCATAGCACCTTCCTCAGACGTCTCACAGGCCCCCTACTCAGAGAAAGCCTTGCTATAG